The Bacteriovorax sp. Seq25_V genome window below encodes:
- a CDS encoding LysR family transcriptional regulator gives MLIDQITLSGLRIFESVYRLGSMSEAAKELFLTQPGVSQHIKQIELTLNAKLFDRLAKKLIPTSEAKALYSQISPILYQLENSLSEVNRSQRSIKGKISFGMPIEFGNNIILPLLSTWAKANHDVYFHINYDHAQRQLAGLLDGSLDFAITDSFAFPDQIETINLARENLVLCASKEYAKENNLNESSKYKQLKDLDYITYLEDATIVKQWFNFHFEKSIEPNKRVSLMDVQGVSRFIVQGLGVGVLPMHIVREKGLEKDLIIFNGKSQPLYNEINLSTVKGKTMSMACQTFLRDLNESLKLRFGKK, from the coding sequence ATGTTAATCGATCAAATCACATTATCCGGGCTTCGAATATTTGAGAGCGTTTACCGCTTAGGAAGCATGTCAGAAGCTGCGAAAGAGCTATTTTTGACCCAACCAGGGGTTAGTCAGCACATTAAGCAGATCGAACTCACACTCAATGCTAAACTCTTTGACAGGCTAGCAAAAAAGCTTATTCCCACAAGTGAGGCCAAGGCTCTCTACTCTCAAATCTCCCCAATTCTTTACCAGCTTGAAAACTCACTTAGTGAAGTCAATCGCTCACAAAGAAGTATCAAAGGTAAAATATCTTTTGGGATGCCAATTGAATTTGGAAATAATATTATTCTTCCACTACTCAGCACTTGGGCCAAGGCCAATCACGATGTTTATTTTCACATCAACTACGACCACGCCCAAAGGCAGCTGGCAGGACTCCTTGATGGTTCACTTGATTTTGCAATTACCGACTCCTTTGCCTTTCCTGATCAAATTGAGACCATTAATCTCGCCCGCGAAAATTTAGTTCTGTGTGCAAGTAAAGAATATGCAAAAGAAAATAACTTGAATGAAAGTTCGAAATATAAACAATTAAAAGATCTCGATTATATCACCTATCTTGAAGATGCAACGATCGTGAAGCAATGGTTTAACTTTCATTTTGAAAAATCTATTGAACCCAATAAAAGGGTTTCACTCATGGATGTCCAAGGGGTTTCTCGCTTTATTGTTCAAGGGCTAGGAGTTGGAGTGCTGCCTATGCACATTGTCCGCGAGAAAGGACTTGAAAAAGACCTCATCATTTTCAATGGAAAATCTCAGCCTCTTTATAATGAAATCAATCTTTCAACAGTAAAAGGTAAAACCATGTCGATGGCATGCCAGACATTTTTAAGAGACTTGAATGAGAGTTTAAAATTAAGGTTTGGAAAAAAATAA
- a CDS encoding rhomboid family intramembrane serine protease produces the protein MQQIYMPNLSKVNKILLIILGVSFVLNSIAINVLHVPLVNFLGLSFASFSSGFIFQIITYPFANVGLMEVVFSGLLLWFLGSELEGIWGERKYLAYLLMTVIFSGLAYLVFSVALGGAVTGFPFHGMNVLSSAMCVSYAVLFPDRVFQFFMLIPIKAKYFCMILAGMSLYSGLFTPSGAMAFGNLFAMGFGLVFFKIEHLDLFKKIISKGRATKAPKGKANLRIVEDEEKKPPRYFQ, from the coding sequence TTGTTCTAAATTCTATTGCTATCAATGTGCTTCACGTTCCACTTGTAAATTTTCTGGGACTAAGCTTTGCAAGCTTCTCATCTGGATTTATCTTTCAAATTATCACATATCCATTTGCGAATGTTGGTTTGATGGAAGTTGTCTTCTCTGGGCTATTGCTTTGGTTTCTTGGAAGTGAGCTTGAAGGAATTTGGGGAGAGAGAAAGTACTTGGCCTATTTGCTCATGACTGTTATTTTCTCAGGACTTGCTTATTTAGTTTTTAGTGTTGCTCTTGGTGGCGCAGTGACTGGATTTCCATTTCATGGAATGAATGTTTTAAGTTCCGCAATGTGTGTGTCTTACGCAGTTTTATTTCCAGATAGAGTTTTTCAATTCTTTATGCTTATCCCAATTAAGGCCAAGTACTTTTGTATGATCCTGGCCGGAATGAGCTTATATTCTGGGTTATTTACTCCGAGTGGAGCAATGGCCTTTGGTAATCTTTTCGCTATGGGCTTTGGCCTTGTCTTCTTCAAGATCGAGCACCTCGACCTTTTTAAGAAGATAATCTCTAAGGGGAGAGCAACGAAAGCACCAAAGGGGAAGGCTAACTTGAGAATTGTTGAGGATGAAGAAAAGAAGCCACCGAGGTATTTTCAATAG